In Persicimonas caeni, a single window of DNA contains:
- a CDS encoding AraC family transcriptional regulator, translating to MQETNLDAAVALALLGFAESLGLERQQALAAADLRPEQLATLEAPIPFEAPIRLWQFMINARPAEPLGLMLAQTMRPDTFGLAGHLFRHSEDVEQVFERMARYQALIDPVLDLRTSVEREGLRVEFHHHPRVLELAHPLEGMVGAAVHTLRDWLSAAVEVQVHFAHAPLHPLDIYAEYLPAPVRFEQPANAVILPMELLSEPIADADPAVAGFLKRLAEERLDKRVDSPFRHRVAAVIEARLDDVLLAQEDVATDLGVSVRTMQRRLRDEDVTYTQIHDDVRRRLAERLLRDDDLAIFQIAERLGYAEAANFTRAFRRWTGESPAEFRERRR from the coding sequence ATGCAAGAAACCAACTTGGACGCCGCCGTCGCCCTCGCCCTGCTCGGCTTTGCCGAGTCGCTCGGGCTCGAGCGTCAGCAGGCGCTGGCGGCCGCAGACCTTCGACCCGAGCAGCTCGCTACACTCGAGGCGCCGATTCCGTTCGAAGCGCCCATTCGACTGTGGCAGTTCATGATCAACGCGCGCCCCGCCGAGCCGCTGGGGTTGATGCTCGCACAGACGATGCGCCCCGACACGTTCGGGCTGGCCGGCCACCTCTTTCGACACAGCGAGGACGTCGAGCAGGTCTTCGAGCGCATGGCGCGCTATCAGGCGTTGATCGACCCGGTGCTCGACCTGCGCACGAGCGTCGAGCGCGAAGGGCTTCGCGTCGAGTTCCACCACCACCCGCGCGTCCTCGAGCTGGCGCACCCGCTCGAGGGCATGGTCGGCGCGGCCGTGCACACCTTGCGCGACTGGCTGTCGGCCGCCGTCGAGGTGCAGGTTCACTTCGCGCACGCACCGCTGCACCCTCTCGACATCTACGCCGAGTATCTCCCCGCGCCTGTTCGATTCGAGCAGCCCGCCAACGCGGTGATTTTGCCGATGGAATTGCTCTCCGAGCCGATCGCCGACGCCGATCCGGCCGTGGCGGGCTTCTTGAAGAGGTTGGCCGAAGAGCGGCTCGACAAGCGCGTCGACTCACCGTTTCGCCACCGCGTGGCCGCGGTCATCGAGGCCCGCCTCGACGACGTCCTGCTCGCCCAGGAGGACGTCGCGACCGACCTCGGGGTGAGCGTTCGCACCATGCAACGCCGGTTGCGCGACGAAGACGTGACCTACACCCAGATTCACGACGACGTACGCCGCCGCCTCGCCGAGCGCCTCCTGCGCGACGACGACCTCGCCATCTTCCAGATCGCCGAGCGGTTGGGTTACGCCGAGGCGGCCAACTTCACGCGCGCCTTTCGGCGCTGGACGGGCGAATCGCCCGCCGAGTTTCGCGAACGCCGGCGCTAA